AATTTTTAACTTTCCGCTCCCGATCAAACAGGGCAGTATTTCGTTTGCCCACACCGTGCAGGACATTGAAGAAACGCTCGAAAAAACCGAGGACGTGGTGACTCGTTTGTTCCAGCAAATTCCCCATTCTCAAATTGCCTGATTAACACCCACAACGAATGAAGATTACAGCTATTGAAACGCTGGTTTGCCACGCCCGGATGCGGAACTGGATTTTTGTTAAAGTGATCACCGACCAGCCTGGTTTGTGGGGCTGGGGCGAAGCAACCCTCGAATGGCACACCCGCTCGGTGGTGGGGGCCATCGAAGACCTCTCGCAGTTGCTGATCGGCGAAGACCCCCGGCGCATCGAACACCTCTGGCAGATGATGTACCGCCAGCATTTCTGGCACGGCAACGGCATCGTGCGCGGAACGGCCATCAGCGGCATCGACATTGCCCTCTGGGACATTCTCGGTAAAATTCACGGTGTGCCCTGCCACGAACTCTGGGGCGGGCGGGTGCGCGATTACATCCGGCTGTACTGCCACCTGGGCGGGGGCAAAATGGAAGATTTTTACCAGACCCGCCCCGACGATGCCATCCGTTTTGGGGAGCTGGCCCAGCAGGCCGTGGCCGACGGTTTTACGGCTTTCAAGTCAATGGCGGTTCCGGAAACCATGCCGCTGGAAGGCCTGCTGCCCATCCACTACGCCGAAGCCTGCGTAAAAGCCATGCGCGAAGCCGTTGGTAACGGCATTGATATCATGGTCGATTGCCACGCTCGCCCGTCCCCGCGTATGGGGCTGCAATTTGCCAAAGCCCTGGAGCCCTACGGCCTGTATTTCTTCGAAGAGCCCTGCTGGCCCGAAACCGTTGAGGACATTGCCCTGATTCAGCGGGCGGTCAAAACCCCCATTGCCAGTGGCGAACGGCTCGTGGGTATTCATGCGTTCCGCGAGATGTTGGAAAAACGGGCCGTTAGCGTCATTCAGCCCGATATCACGCACTGCGGGGGCCTCAGCGAAGTGCGCCGGATCGCGGCCCTGGCCGAAGCTTACCGGGTGGCCGTGGCTCCGCACAATCCGCAGGGGCCGGTCAGCACGGCGGCTTCCATCGAGTTTGGCTTTGCCACGCCCTCGTACAGCATTTGCGAAAGCGTGCACAGCGACGTTCCGTGGCGGATCGACGTGGTGAGCGAGGGCTTTACGGTGCAGGAGCAAGGGCGGATCGTTTACCCGAATCAGCGACCGGGCCTCGGCATCGAAATAAACGAAAACGAAGTCAAGAAACACCCGTTCCAGCAGGAAGTTCTGCAACGGACATTCTACAAAGACGGCAGCGTCGGCGATTGGTAACGGTATGGTTGAAACAGAAAATGGACGGACAGTGAACAACTTATTCACCAACAGAACCGTCCTGATTAGTGGCGGATTGGGCGACATTGGCCGGGCGATTGCCCTAGCGTTTGCCCGGCAGGGTGCCGCCATCGCCCTGGGCGACATCAGCCCGGCCAGCCGGGCCGAAGCCCTGCGGAACGAACTGCATCAACTGGGCGTCGCAACCCATTATACCCAGGTAGACGTCAGGGATGCCAGCGCCGTGCAGGAGTGGGTGCTGGCCGTCGAGAACAGTCTGGGGGTGGCCGATATCATCATTGCCAATGCCGCAACGGTAACCGTCGGGGGCATTCACCGGATTACGCCGGAACAATGGTCGAACGAAATCCGGGTTAATCTGGACGGTGCTTTTTTTCTGACGCAAAGCGCCACAGCCCGGCTGCTGGCCCATCAGCTTCCGGGTCGGGTGGTATTTGTCGGGAGCTGGGCGGCCCACGCGGTTCATCCGCACATTCCAGCCTACAGCGTTGCCAAAGCCGGTCTCCGGATGCTCTGCCAGTGCATGGCGCTGGAACTGGCTCCGCACCAGATTCTGGTCAACGAGATCGCCCCCGGTTACGTCAATGCGGGTTTGAGCGCCCAGTTGTGGGAAAAAGAACCAGCTCTGGCCGATCAGGCCCGGCAACGCGTACCGACCCGTAAGCTGATCAGCGCGGAAGCCGTGGCGCAGCAGGTGGTTTACCTCTGCCACCCGGACAACGAGCACATGACCGGCAGTACGCTGCTGATGGACGGCGGACTTTCACTCTAATATCGCATGAACACATTCCATAACCCTACTTTTGAACAATCCGCGTTTGCCGGTTTGATCGGTGTTGCGCAGGAAGACATTACTCCGCCCATCGGCATCTACGCCCGAAATTGGGGGGCCGCCACGCATGAGGTCGCCGAGGGCATTCACCGGCCGCTGATGCTGAGCTGCGTGACGTTCCAAACCACGCCGGATGCGCAGCCGCTCGTGCTGATTGGGGCCGACCTGGGCTGGTGGCGCAGCTCCGACGATGAGCAGCTTTTGCGAACGGCGGTTCTGAAAGCCCTGTCGCTGGACGAATCGCGGCTGCTGTTTTGTCTGTCGCACACCCACGCCGGACCGAGCATGAGTCGCGACGACGCCCCGAAAGCAGGTGGTCATCTGGTGGAACCGTATTTGCGGCTGATTCAGGAACGGACGATCCAGGCTGTTCAGACGGCGCTGGCCGGGGCGCAACCTGCCACGCTGACCTGGGCGTACGGCACCTGTGCGCTGGCCGTTAGCCGGGATTTGCCGGACCGGGAACAAGACCGCTATATCTGCGGAATGAACCCCGGGGAAAGCGCGGACAACACGCTGCTGGTTGGCCGGATTGCCGACCAGCAGGACCGGATACTGGGCACCATCGTCAACTACGCCTGCCATCCGACGACGCTGGCCTGGGAAAATCGCCTGATTTCGCCCGACTACATCGGTGCCATGCGGGAGGTGGTGGAGCAGGCTACCCACGCGCCTTGTCTGTTTTTGCAGGGCGCTTCCGGCGAGTTGTCGCCGAGAGAACAGTACGTCGGGGATACCCGGATTGCCGATACCTACGGCCGGCAGTTGGGGTACGCCGTGCTGTCGACACTGGAAGCGGTTTTACCAGCCAAGACCCGGCTGTCGTTTACCGGCGTGGTGGAGTCGGGGGCTCCGCTGGCGATTTGGAAAAAAGAACCGTACGCGCCCTCCACCACACTGCGGGCCGAACGGGTTGAGGTCGAACTCCCCCTGAAACCGCTGCCGTCGCTGGCCGAGATCGAAAACGAGTGGGCTGCCTGCCAGGATAATGTCCTGAAAGAGCGGCTTTGGCGTAAACGCGGTATCCGGAAAACCGTGGGCGACGGTGAGGTAACGAAGATGCCGCTCTGGGTTTGGCACCTGGGCGAGTCCGTGCTGGTGGCCCAGCCGAACGAAGCGTATTCTGCTTTCCAGCAACAGCTTCGCGCCCGGTTTGCGCCCAAAGCCGTCGCCGTTATGAACCTGGTCAACGGTTCAACTGGTTACCTGCCGCCCGAAAACCTGTATGATTTTGATCTGTACCCCGTCTGGCAAACTCCCTTTGCGCAAGGCTCCCTGGAATTGCTCATTGAAAGTGCGATTCAAATTACCCGCAACCTGACTCGGCATGAACCTCTCAACGCTTGACCTTTCAATTTTTGGTATATACATTCTTGGCGTTGTCGCATTGGGCATTTACGCGTCCCGCCAGGGCCAGCAAACCAAACGGGACTATTTTCTGGCGGGCGACAAACTACCCTGGTGGATGATCGGGGGCAGCATCATAGCCTCCAACATCAGCAGCCATCACCTGGTGGGGGCAATGGGGGTGGCCTACAGCCGGGGATTTGTGGCCATTGCCATGGAATGGGGAGCAATCCTGATCGGTTTTAATGCCCTGCTCTGGATCTTTCTGCCTTTTTACATCCGCAACGGCTTTTACACCATCCCCGAATTTCTCCAGAAACGCTTCGGGGCCGCGGCCCGTACTACCTATGCCACGCTTATTCTGCTGACGTATATCTTCGTGGAAATCAGCGCTGTGCTGTATTTGGGGGCGCTTTCGCTGCACTCGCTGCTGGGTTTCCCGGTGGTGACCAGCGTGTTGGTATTGGCCATTTTTACCGGCATTTACACGATTGCGGGCGGTTTGCGGGCGGTGATCTGGACCGAAATGCTGCAACTGGCCGTGCTGGTGCTGGGCGGAGTGGCTTTAACCGTAGCCACCGTCAATGCCGCCGGGGGCATCTCCGCCGTAGCCGAAACCTCCAAGGACTGGGACCTGATTCTGCCCGCCGATGACCCGGATTTTCCGTGGACGATGTACCTCGGCGGTACCCTCTGCATCAGTATTTTCTACTGCGCCACCAACCAGTTTATCGTGCAGCGCGTACTGGCGGCCAAAAACGAGTGGCACGCACGGATGGGCGTGGTGTTCGGCGATTACCTGAAATTTCTGATTCCGGTGATTATCACGGTTCCGGCGCTGGTGGCTCCCAAATTATTTCCGGCCCTGGAAAAACCCGATCTGCTGTTTCCGACGCTGGTGGAAAACCTGCTGCCCGCGGGCTTGGTGGGGCTGGTGATGGCGGGTCTGATTGCCGCCGTGATGTCGCACCTGTCGGGGGCTATCAACTCCTGCACGACTATTCTGACGGTGGATGTGTACCTGACGTATTTCCGAAAAAACGCGTCGGAAGCGCAGGCTGTCCGGTTTGGCCGCCTGGCCGGAGTGGTCATTATTGGGGTTGGTATCCTTTGCACGGGGCTTTTTATTACGCAGTCCGACAAACCGGTTTTTCTGTACCTGATGAACGCTTATGGCCTGTTTACGCCCGGGATCGCCGTGATGTTTCTGCTCGGTATTCTCTGGAAACGTACCACCCAGGCCGGGGCGCTGACCGCCGGAATCCTGACCATCCCGCTTTCCATTGTGCTGGAAGTGCTGTTTCCGCAAATGCCGTTTTTCAACCGCACCGGCATTGTATTCTGGACCTGCATGGCCCTGTGTGTGCTGGTGAGTCTGGTGACCAAACCCAAACCGGAAGCCGAACTCGCCGGACTAATCTGGAACAAGGAAAGCCTGTCGTTGCTGCCGGAAGAACGCGAACAGCAGCGTGGCTGGCGTAACCCGGCCATCTGGTGGGCTTTTATTACGGCGGCTGTTCTGTATTTTTACGTCCGCTACGCCTGATGGTTGGGCGGGCTGCCATCTACCTGCATTCAACGAATGATGACGCGAAAACCCTGGGAAGTTGTTTTGAATTATATCTGCCAACTCGGCGAAGGGCCGGTTTGGGACGCTGACAATCAGCGAATTTTATGGCTGGATATTTTAGCGGGCGACATTCATACTTTCAATCCTGTTAGCCGCGAACACCGGACGTTTAACGCCGGGCAGATGGTTGGTGCCGTAGCCCTCCAGCCCTCCGGTACGCTTCGGGCGGCCCTGCAAAACGGCTTTTACGACATCTCGCTGGAAAGCGAAACGCTGACCCCGCTTGCCGACCCCGAAGCGCATTTGCCGGGGAACCGCTTCAACGACGGCAAACTCGACCCCGCCGGTCGGTTCTGGGCCGGAACCATGGCGCTGGACGATACGCCCGGCGCGGGCGCGTTGTACATGCTGGATCATGACGGTTCGGTTACGACGAAAATTCAGAACGTGAGTTGCTCCAACGGCTTGGCCTGGAGTCTGGACGAACGCACAATGTATTACATCGACTCGCCCACGCGGCAGGTCGTTGCCTATGATTACGACCCAGCAACGGGGGCCATCAGCAGCCGGCGGGTAGTGATTCAGTTTCAGGAAGCTGACGGTTTGCCGGATGGCATGACCATCGACCGCACGGGAATGCTCTGGATTGCGCTCTGGGACGGCTGGAGCGTGGTGCGCTACAACCCGCATACCGGCGAGCGGCTGACCCAGATTTTGCTGCCCGCTGCCCGGATCACCTCCTGCACCTTTGGCGGAAATCAGCTCCAGGACTTATACATCACCTCGGCCAAAACCGGCTTGAGCGAAAGCGAATTACAGCAGCAGCCACTGGCAGGAAGCCTTTTTATGGTTAAAGAACTGGCGCTGTAAACAGAGTGCCCGGCTATCGGTTTCATAAATTTTTCTCTTACCCGTCTCACCAGACCGGAATACTGACACGCTTCCCGAATGCTCCGGCAAGACAGGAAGCGTTGTTATTTTATAAACTTGTTTTCGTTGTTTACAATCTCAAACCTATCTTTATCAACGTAAGCGTCACCAATAAAACTTCGTAGCAATTCAGAATGTCGTACCTGTCTGCCTTACATGGGGAAAACGAGGTGTTAGGGCGTATTGCGCAGGGAGACGAGAAGGCGTTTGCTACACTTTTTAACCATTATCACCAGCGATTGGGACTTCATATTTACCGGATTACCAAATCAACCGAGCTGGCAGAGGAGATTGTCCACGATGTCTTTCTGAAAATCTGGCTGAACCGGGAATTGCTGACGGAGATTGAAAACTTTCCGGCGTACCTGTTCGTGCTGTCGAAGAACGCGGCCCTGAACGGTCTGAAAAAAGTGGCCAATGAGCAAGCCCGAATGATTGGGCTGGAATTGGATCAGCTTCAGGTGGCCGAAATGGCCGAGGAAGATGACCGGTATATGCTGATCGATGAAGCCATTGACCGGCTCCCGTTCCAGCAACGACAGGTCTACCTGCTGAGCCGGCACGAACGGTTGTCGTATGCGGAAATCGCCGAACGGATGAACCTCTCCAGAGAAACCGTCAAAAAATACCTGCAACTTTCGACGGAATCCATCGCTACGTACATTCGTAAAAAGTTGATCATTAGTGTTTTGCTTGTTCTGCAAAATTTTATTTAAAAAATATCTGTCCATCAATACCCCCTTTTTACACCCCGGTTTTGTCCTATAAGCAAAGGGCCTTCACTCCGGTTCCGGCAGGTATATGGACGAAACAGCGCGCAGGTTAGAAGATTTGTTCACCCGTTATTACAACGGAACGGCGACTCCTGAAGAACGGGAGGAACTCATGGCCTACATCCGGACGGCGAAGGATAATGAGCTGATCGAGAAGTTTCTAAAAAATAGATGGAGCAACTCCGCTTCGGAAGATGCGCTGTTTACGCCGGAGAAAAGCCAGCACATGCTCAGCTCCATTCTGGCGACGGCCCGTCAGAAGGAAGAGCGCCGGACAACCGTTTTCCGGATAAACTGGCGGTATTCCGCAGCCGCTGCGGCTTTAGTCGTGCTGGGTCTCGGTTTCTGGTGGCAGTTCCGGGCCGACCAGCAAACCAGTAACCAACTGGCAGTCCAGCAACCCCAGCAACCGAACGACGTCAGCCCCGGCGGCAACCGCGCTCTGCTGACCCTGGCGGACGGTTCGGCCATCGAGCTCGACCGCGTAGGGAGCGGGCTTCTGGCGCGGCAGGGAGCCGCTGAAATCCGAAAAACCAGGGACGGTATTCTTGTGTACAGCCCCGGTGGCAACCGCGCGAAGGCCACCCCGGCAGGTCCCGACGGCCGGATGAACACCCTGACCACCCCGAAAGGCGGGCAGTATGAGGTGTCGCTGCCCGATGGGAGCAAAGTCTGGCTGAATGCCTCTTCCTCCATCCGCTTTCCGTCCGTATTTCCGGCGTCTGAGCGGAGGGTCGAAATTACGGGTGAGGCTTATTTCGAAGTGGCAAAGAACAAAGCCAGGCCGTTTCGGGTGAAATTCAACACGTCGGAAGTGCAGGTGTTGGGAACCCGCTTCAATGTCATGGCTTACCCCGAGGAAGGGGCGTCAAAAACCACCCTGGTAGAAGGCGCCGTCCGGATCAGCCACCGGCAGCAGCAAACGGCGCTCAAGCCGGGACAGCAGGCCGTCGTGTTGGCCAGTGGGAAAATCGATACCCAGTATGCCTCCGTCGATCAGGTAATTGCGTGGCGAAATGGCATTTTTTATTTTAAAGATGCGGGCATTGAAGAAGTGATGCGGCAACTGGCCCGGTGGTATGACGTGGAGATTCAGTTTGCCGGTAAAATACCGGTCCGGCAGTTTACCGGCAAAATTTCCCGGAATGTTAACCTGTCGGAAGTAACCAACATGCTGCGCTACGCCGGGGTAGACTGTCGAATTGAAGGCAAAAAGCTGATAATTGATTCCTGAGTGCGTATAGATAATACCGTTAAAGTTTGTATCTCCTAAACCCTTTTTTATGACACCAAACCGTAATCTGACTTCCTGACCCGTTGTCCTGCTTAGAAAAAAGGGAAAATGCGCCAACATTTTCCCCGATTGTCAAGGGGCCAGCCCAACTTCTCTCAAAAGTCAATCTGCTATTCCTCAACTTTTACAAATTTATGAAAATAAACTTCTTACCCGGGCCTTCCCGGGCGAAGCAGGCATGCTTTCGTGTAAAATTACTGGTCGCTATGACACGGATCCTGTTTTTGCTGATTGCCACGTTCACGCAGGTCGCGGCCGACGGCTTCAGCCAGAAAATCAACCTGAACGCGAAGAATGCTCCGCTGGAAATGGTGCTGACCAGCATCGAAAAACAAACGTCGTACCTGTTTCTGTACGATAAGCTGGATTTACCGGAAGCGCAAAAAGTGTCGGTTCGGGTCAAAAACGCGACGATTGATCAGGCGCTAACGGCGGTTTTTCACAACCTTCCGCTCACATTCCGGATTTTCAATCAGACGATTGTGCTCAAAAAGGTGGTCAGAACCTTCGCCCCGGAAAGCCTGCTGCCGCTGAAACTCCCCGAGATCAAACAGGCCATCAACCCCGTTCAGAAAACCGTCGAAGAAATTCCGCAGCGGGCGAATCGGCCCATCAAAGGCAAGGTGACCGACGAAAACGGCAACGCGTTTCCGGGGGTTAGCATCGTGGTCAAGAATTCGCAGATGGGAACCACAACGGATAATACCGGTGAATACCGCCTGAACATCCCGGACGCGCTGGCCCAATCCGGCGATCTGACGCTGGTGGCCAGCTTTGTCGGGTACAAAAGCCAGGAAATCCGGCTGGGAAACCGGCAGGAAGTCAATTTTGGGATGGCGGTGGACACCAAAACCCTGAACGATGTGGTGGTGGTGGGCTACGGCACCCAGGCCAAAAGCAGCATCACCGGGTCGGTGGCGTCGGTACCCATGAAAAGCATTGCCAATCAGCCGTTGAGCAGTCTCGACCAGGCCATGGCCGGGCAGATCGCCGGGGTGAATGTGGCTCAGACCAAGGGCGCTCCGGGGGGCGGGGTGTCCGTCCGGGTGCGGGGAACGGGTTCCATCGGGGCCGGTAACGAGCCGCTGTACGTCATCGACGGTTTTCCGGTCGGCAGCGACTACAACAGCACCCTCAATCCGCTCGCGACCATCAATCCCAACGACATCGAATCGATTGAAATTCTGAAGGATGCGTCGGCTGCGGCTATCTACGGGTCGCGGGGCAGCAACGGGGTCGTGCTGGTGACGACGAAACACGGCAAGTCGGGCAAGTCAACCGTGCAGTTCGATACCTATTACGGCTTGCAGCAGGTTGCCAACAAAATTGAGATGCTCAACGCCCGGGAATACGCCGAATACAACACCGAAGCTCGCAACAATGCCTGGGTGGATCGGGGCGGCAAGGCCACGGACCCCAACAACCTGCGTCCGGCCAACCTGCAAATTCCCGAGATGTTCATGAATCCCGCTTCATTGGGCGAAGGAACCGACTGGCAGGATGAAGTTTTCCGCACGGCCCCCATTCAGAACCACCAGTTGTCGGTTTCCGGCGGTACGGACAAAACCCAGTTCTTCGTCTCCGGCGCTTATTTCAAGCAGGACGGTATTGTCATGAACACGGGTTTTGATCGCTATTCGGCCCGGATTAACCTGGATCATCAGGTGTCGGACCGGGTGAAAATCGGGTTGAACCTGTCGCCCTCCTTTTCATCCAACAAACTGCTGCCTGTGGAAGATCAGGTGTTTACCGGCGGGATTCTGGGCTCGGCTCTCTCGCTGCCGCCCACGGTGCCGGTGTATAACCCGGATGGCTCGTTCACGACCCTGCTGGGGCCTTCGACCTACAACATCGGGGTGATTGACAACCCAGTGGCCATCGCCAGCAAAATCCAGGACCGCAAGACGTTTTTCCGGACGCTGGGCAACGCCTACGCCGAAATCCGTATCCTCGAAGGATTGAAGTTCCGCACTTCGTTTGGATTGGATTACGCCGATTCCCGCCAGAGCGCTTATTATCCGTCCGACCTCGGGAGAGATGGCGTGCCGCCCCCGGTTCAGGCGCGGGCTTCGGCCAACACCGCCCGGGATTTGAACTGGCTCAATGAGAACATTCTCAGCTACAAAAAAACCTTCGACGGCAAGCACGAACTGGATGTACTGGCCGGTTTTACGGCGCAGAAAGCGCGGTCGGAATACGCGTCGCTGGCGGCTACCAACTTTCCAACGGATCTGGTTACAACGCTGAATGCCGGTCAGGTCACCGGTGGCGGCACCGGCCTTTCGGAATGGTCGCTGCTGTCGTATCTGGGCCGGGTCAATTATACCTACGCGAGCAAATACCTGTTTTCGGCCACGGTTCGCCGGGACGGTTCGTCGCGGTTTGGCGCCAGCAATAAGTGGGGAACGTTCCCGTCGGCATCCGTCGGCTGGTCAATTTCGGAAGAAGAATTTTTCAAGAATCAGCCGGTCGTGAGCGACCTGAAAATTCGGGCCAGTTACGGGTTGGCCGGGAACAACACCATTGGCAATTACAGCCAGATTGGTTTGTTATCCAACCGCCGGTACAGCTTCGGAGCCGCGACCGGAACCGTGGTGTACGGGCTGTACCCATCGTCCATCACCAACGACCAGCTCGGCTGGGAGATGATGCGTCAAATGGACATTGGGCTGGATTTCGGGGTGCTGCGCAACCGACTGACGTTCACGGTGGATTATTACAACAAAAACACCACCGACCTGCTACTGAACGTTCCGGTCCCCGGATCGACCGGCTACGAAACCGCCTTGCAGAACATTGGAAAGGTAAACAACCGGGGCTGGGAGTTTAGCGTGAATTCGAAAAATTTCACGAAAAGCTTTTTCAAATGGTCGACCAATTTCAACATTTCCTTTAACCGAAACAAAGTACTGGCGCTGGGGCCGGAAGGCAACCCGATTATCTCCAAAAGCCCTTCGTTCAGCCCCAATACGCACATCACCCGCATCGGTTCGCCCATCGGGAGCTTCTGGGGGTACGAGGTGACTGGCATTTACCAAACGCAGGAAGAAGTAAATAATAGTCCGGCCGTCAAGGGAAGCACCGGGTCGCGACCGGGTGACCTGAAATTCCGGGACATCGACGGCGACGGAACCATTACGCCCAACGACGTGACGATCATCGGTGACAATTATC
This Larkinella insperata DNA region includes the following protein-coding sequences:
- the dgoD gene encoding galactonate dehydratase codes for the protein MKITAIETLVCHARMRNWIFVKVITDQPGLWGWGEATLEWHTRSVVGAIEDLSQLLIGEDPRRIEHLWQMMYRQHFWHGNGIVRGTAISGIDIALWDILGKIHGVPCHELWGGRVRDYIRLYCHLGGGKMEDFYQTRPDDAIRFGELAQQAVADGFTAFKSMAVPETMPLEGLLPIHYAEACVKAMREAVGNGIDIMVDCHARPSPRMGLQFAKALEPYGLYFFEEPCWPETVEDIALIQRAVKTPIASGERLVGIHAFREMLEKRAVSVIQPDITHCGGLSEVRRIAALAEAYRVAVAPHNPQGPVSTAASIEFGFATPSYSICESVHSDVPWRIDVVSEGFTVQEQGRIVYPNQRPGLGIEINENEVKKHPFQQEVLQRTFYKDGSVGDW
- a CDS encoding SDR family NAD(P)-dependent oxidoreductase — translated: MNNLFTNRTVLISGGLGDIGRAIALAFARQGAAIALGDISPASRAEALRNELHQLGVATHYTQVDVRDASAVQEWVLAVENSLGVADIIIANAATVTVGGIHRITPEQWSNEIRVNLDGAFFLTQSATARLLAHQLPGRVVFVGSWAAHAVHPHIPAYSVAKAGLRMLCQCMALELAPHQILVNEIAPGYVNAGLSAQLWEKEPALADQARQRVPTRKLISAEAVAQQVVYLCHPDNEHMTGSTLLMDGGLSL
- a CDS encoding neutral/alkaline non-lysosomal ceramidase N-terminal domain-containing protein; this encodes MNTFHNPTFEQSAFAGLIGVAQEDITPPIGIYARNWGAATHEVAEGIHRPLMLSCVTFQTTPDAQPLVLIGADLGWWRSSDDEQLLRTAVLKALSLDESRLLFCLSHTHAGPSMSRDDAPKAGGHLVEPYLRLIQERTIQAVQTALAGAQPATLTWAYGTCALAVSRDLPDREQDRYICGMNPGESADNTLLVGRIADQQDRILGTIVNYACHPTTLAWENRLISPDYIGAMREVVEQATHAPCLFLQGASGELSPREQYVGDTRIADTYGRQLGYAVLSTLEAVLPAKTRLSFTGVVESGAPLAIWKKEPYAPSTTLRAERVEVELPLKPLPSLAEIENEWAACQDNVLKERLWRKRGIRKTVGDGEVTKMPLWVWHLGESVLVAQPNEAYSAFQQQLRARFAPKAVAVMNLVNGSTGYLPPENLYDFDLYPVWQTPFAQGSLELLIESAIQITRNLTRHEPLNA
- a CDS encoding SLC5 family protein; this encodes MNLSTLDLSIFGIYILGVVALGIYASRQGQQTKRDYFLAGDKLPWWMIGGSIIASNISSHHLVGAMGVAYSRGFVAIAMEWGAILIGFNALLWIFLPFYIRNGFYTIPEFLQKRFGAAARTTYATLILLTYIFVEISAVLYLGALSLHSLLGFPVVTSVLVLAIFTGIYTIAGGLRAVIWTEMLQLAVLVLGGVALTVATVNAAGGISAVAETSKDWDLILPADDPDFPWTMYLGGTLCISIFYCATNQFIVQRVLAAKNEWHARMGVVFGDYLKFLIPVIITVPALVAPKLFPALEKPDLLFPTLVENLLPAGLVGLVMAGLIAAVMSHLSGAINSCTTILTVDVYLTYFRKNASEAQAVRFGRLAGVVIIGVGILCTGLFITQSDKPVFLYLMNAYGLFTPGIAVMFLLGILWKRTTQAGALTAGILTIPLSIVLEVLFPQMPFFNRTGIVFWTCMALCVLVSLVTKPKPEAELAGLIWNKESLSLLPEEREQQRGWRNPAIWWAFITAAVLYFYVRYA
- a CDS encoding SMP-30/gluconolactonase/LRE family protein; translation: MMTRKPWEVVLNYICQLGEGPVWDADNQRILWLDILAGDIHTFNPVSREHRTFNAGQMVGAVALQPSGTLRAALQNGFYDISLESETLTPLADPEAHLPGNRFNDGKLDPAGRFWAGTMALDDTPGAGALYMLDHDGSVTTKIQNVSCSNGLAWSLDERTMYYIDSPTRQVVAYDYDPATGAISSRRVVIQFQEADGLPDGMTIDRTGMLWIALWDGWSVVRYNPHTGERLTQILLPAARITSCTFGGNQLQDLYITSAKTGLSESELQQQPLAGSLFMVKELAL
- a CDS encoding RNA polymerase sigma factor, producing the protein MSYLSALHGENEVLGRIAQGDEKAFATLFNHYHQRLGLHIYRITKSTELAEEIVHDVFLKIWLNRELLTEIENFPAYLFVLSKNAALNGLKKVANEQARMIGLELDQLQVAEMAEEDDRYMLIDEAIDRLPFQQRQVYLLSRHERLSYAEIAERMNLSRETVKKYLQLSTESIATYIRKKLIISVLLVLQNFI
- a CDS encoding FecR family protein, coding for MDETARRLEDLFTRYYNGTATPEEREELMAYIRTAKDNELIEKFLKNRWSNSASEDALFTPEKSQHMLSSILATARQKEERRTTVFRINWRYSAAAAALVVLGLGFWWQFRADQQTSNQLAVQQPQQPNDVSPGGNRALLTLADGSAIELDRVGSGLLARQGAAEIRKTRDGILVYSPGGNRAKATPAGPDGRMNTLTTPKGGQYEVSLPDGSKVWLNASSSIRFPSVFPASERRVEITGEAYFEVAKNKARPFRVKFNTSEVQVLGTRFNVMAYPEEGASKTTLVEGAVRISHRQQQTALKPGQQAVVLASGKIDTQYASVDQVIAWRNGIFYFKDAGIEEVMRQLARWYDVEIQFAGKIPVRQFTGKISRNVNLSEVTNMLRYAGVDCRIEGKKLIIDS
- a CDS encoding TonB-dependent receptor — translated: MTRILFLLIATFTQVAADGFSQKINLNAKNAPLEMVLTSIEKQTSYLFLYDKLDLPEAQKVSVRVKNATIDQALTAVFHNLPLTFRIFNQTIVLKKVVRTFAPESLLPLKLPEIKQAINPVQKTVEEIPQRANRPIKGKVTDENGNAFPGVSIVVKNSQMGTTTDNTGEYRLNIPDALAQSGDLTLVASFVGYKSQEIRLGNRQEVNFGMAVDTKTLNDVVVVGYGTQAKSSITGSVASVPMKSIANQPLSSLDQAMAGQIAGVNVAQTKGAPGGGVSVRVRGTGSIGAGNEPLYVIDGFPVGSDYNSTLNPLATINPNDIESIEILKDASAAAIYGSRGSNGVVLVTTKHGKSGKSTVQFDTYYGLQQVANKIEMLNAREYAEYNTEARNNAWVDRGGKATDPNNLRPANLQIPEMFMNPASLGEGTDWQDEVFRTAPIQNHQLSVSGGTDKTQFFVSGAYFKQDGIVMNTGFDRYSARINLDHQVSDRVKIGLNLSPSFSSNKLLPVEDQVFTGGILGSALSLPPTVPVYNPDGSFTTLLGPSTYNIGVIDNPVAIASKIQDRKTFFRTLGNAYAEIRILEGLKFRTSFGLDYADSRQSAYYPSDLGRDGVPPPVQARASANTARDLNWLNENILSYKKTFDGKHELDVLAGFTAQKARSEYASLAATNFPTDLVTTLNAGQVTGGGTGLSEWSLLSYLGRVNYTYASKYLFSATVRRDGSSRFGASNKWGTFPSASVGWSISEEEFFKNQPVVSDLKIRASYGLAGNNTIGNYSQIGLLSNRRYSFGAATGTVVYGLYPSSITNDQLGWEMMRQMDIGLDFGVLRNRLTFTVDYYNKNTTDLLLNVPVPGSTGYETALQNIGKVNNRGWEFSVNSKNFTKSFFKWSTNFNISFNRNKVLALGPEGNPIISKSPSFSPNTHITRIGSPIGSFWGYEVTGIYQTQEEVNNSPAVKGSTGSRPGDLKFRDIDGDGTITPNDVTIIGDNYPDFFYGITNNFSVGRFDLSILGDGVQGLQLLNGSRRNIGLVNGSYSRKDVLGRWQSPENPGDGRTPRANVSPTGGNVSYVSSLLVEDASFFRIRNINLRYALPETACKALFIRNASVSLSVQNALTFTKYRGYNPEQSLNGSSSLTPGVDFNGYPLARTYTLGLNVIF